The Deinococcus hopiensis KR-140 sequence AAATGCGCCCCCGAGGCAGGCCGGGGCCGGGCGCTCCACCTCCGAGTTCCGTTGCCTCAACCGCAAAGGAAAAGTAAGAAGAGGCACATTGGTCTCTGGTCCATGCAGATCCGTCTTTTCGGCATCTCCGCACTCCTTCTCGGCGTCCTGATGGCCTGCCCCGTGGAGTTGGCCATCCCAGTCGGCCTGGCCGTTTTCAGAAGCGTCGACAGCCAGGCCGTTGGAGTTACGTGCCTGCGCCGACATCAAGGAACCGGTCAAGGGCCGTGCGCAAGACCTCGGTATGGAGATCGTCGCCATCAACCCGATGTTTCCAACCGCGTCAGATGAACCGAGGGGGTAACCACTGGGCACAGCAGTAGTCCTTGCGCCCAGTGGTTACCCGCCAAGGATCAAAAGCCCGCAACGCGACGCCCCCCTCGTTCAGCAGCTCGGGCAAAACCTACTTGCAACTGCTCAACGCGAGACCTCTCTTCGTCTGCAAGACGAATCTTATTCTTCCTGCCGAGCAAGAAATCTCCTCGAGTGCTCAATGCTGCCACGAAGAAGCATATCAACCATTTCGTCGACCATATGCAAAGCGCCCCTTCATCATCTGAAGTGATTGAGAGAAGCGTACCCAATCCGAAATAGCAATTACTTATGGAAAATCCAACTGCTATTGTACCAAAAATAATTATAATGTCCTGCCTGGTATTTATAAAACACGGCCATAAAGAAATTGTGGCCGCTCAGCATAGAACCGACATCCTGTCAAACAATCAAGGTGAGTATTCAGCAGCAAACAAAACTCCGTGCTGAGTAGCCACTCGAAGGGAAGGATAAAATTCAGAACCAAGTTCAATCAGAAGGATCTGTCCCTCCCCCAGATCTCTTCTCCCACAAGGGCGGGAATGACCGCCACCCTCCCTGGCGGTGGCCCGATCTACACATGCGGCTGCCAATTCCAGTCACCCTCTGCCCTGTCGGTCAGCATCCGTGATGTCCCACCGCAACGTCTCGCGGTGCGCTGAACAGGAACGGACCGTTCAGCCACCGGGTGGTCATCCGGCAGTGGAACGGTCCGTCCTTTAAACGCTTTGGTCCCTGTTTACGCCTTGCCGACGCTCCCAAGCACGCGCAGCTTGTGCTCGATGACCTGGGCCATCACGTCGCGGGCAGGACCAAAGATCTTGCGGGGATCAAATTCCTTGGGGCTGGCCTTGAGGACCTCGCGCACGCCCACCGTCATGGCGAGGCGCAGGTCCGTATCCACGTTGACCTTGGCGATGCCGTGCCCCGTCGCGCGCTGGAGGTCCTCGTCCGCGATACCCGCCGCGTCGCCGATCTCGCCGCCGGAGTCGCGGAAGCGCTGCACGATTTCGGCGGGTACGCCGCTGGAACCGTGGGCAACGAGGGGAATGGAGGTGAGAGACGCGATCTTCTCGATGCGCTCGTGGTCGATGTAGGGGCGGCCCTTGCCCTTGTACGCGCCGTGGCTGGTGCCGATGGCGATGGCGAGGTAATCGGTGCCGGTCTGCTCGATAAACCGCACCGCTTCCTCGGGATCGGTCAGGAAGGCGTCCTTCTCGTCCACGACGATGTGCTCCTCGATACCGCCCAGACGTCCGAGTTCGGACTCCACCGAGATGCCCATCGCGTGCGCCGCTTCCACCACACGCCGCGTTTCGTGGACGTTTTCCTCAAAGGGGTGGTGCGACGCATCGATCATGATGGAGGTGAAGCCCATCTTGATGGCCTTCAGCGCCGAGGCATAGGACGAGCCGTGGTCTAGGTGCAGGGCGACGGGCACAGTGGCCCGCTCGGCGATGTCCTTGACGATGTTGGCGAGGTCCTGACCACCGTACTTGATGGCCCCCTCGCTCATCTGCACCATGACGGGCGAGCGCAGCTTTTCCGCCGTATGGATGATCGCCTGCGTGATCTCCATGTTGTTGGTGTTGAACGAGCCAACGCCGTACTTGCCCGCGCGGGCGGGAACCAGAATGTCGTTACCTGTGACGAGCATGGGTGAAGCCTCCTTTGACGGCCCCTACTCTACCCAAAGCGCGCGCCATCACAGTCCGACTTCTCTGGACGGGAGGCAGTCATCTGGAGCGGGCGCGGATACAGGGGTCAAACGGGCGTTAGGATGGTTGCATGACCGTCTCTGCCCCCTCCGTCGGTGATAGGGCCGCCGTGGACTTCGCCTCGCTGCTCTCCACCCGGGCGAGCCGCATGAACGCGAGCGCCATTCGCGAGATCCTCAAGATCACCCAGCAGCCCGACGTGATCTCGTTTGCGGGGGGCCTGCCCGCCCCCGAGCTGTTTCCACTGGAGGACGTGCGCCGGGCGGCGGACACGGTGCTGACCAAGTACGGCCCTTCGGCACTGCAATACTCCACCACCGAGGGGCACCTCCCACTGCGCGAATGGATCGCGAACCGCGCGGGCATCACCCCAGGGCACGTGCAGATCGTGACGGGCAGCCAGCAGGGGCTGGACCTGCTGGGCAAAATCTTGATCAACGAGGGCGACGTGGTGCTGGTGGAAGCGCCGACGTACCTGGGCGCGCTGCAATCCTTCCAGCCCTACGGCCCGCAGTACGTGGAGGTACCCACCGACGAGCACGGCATCGACACGGACGCACTGGAGGGGGTGCTGAGGGCGAATCAGGCCAAGTTCCTGTACGCCATTCCCAATTTCCAGAACCCCACGGGCCGCACCCTCAGCCTGGAGCGCCGCCGCCGCCTGCTGGAACTGACCGCGCAGTACGGCGTGCTCGTGCTGGAAGACGACCCCTACGGCAAGCTGCGCTTCACGGGCGAGGAGCTGCCCAACCTGTACGAGTTGGGTCTGGAGATGGTGGGCGGGGACCCGGACCGCAACCACGTGATCTACTCCAGCTCGTTTTCCAAGACGCTGGTTCCCGGCCTGCGCGACGCCTGGGTGCAGGCGGCGAAGCCCATCATCGAGAAGCTGGTGCAGGCCAAGCAGGGCGCGGACCTGCACACGCCGACGCTGAACCAGATGATCATCGCCGAACTCGTCGAGGACGTGCTGCCCCGGCAGATCAAGACGGTGAAGCAGGCGTATGGCGTTCGGGCGCGGGACATGGTGGCGCGCATCCGCGAGTTCCTGCCCGCGGAGGTGGAGCACACCACCCCGGAAGGTGGCATGTTTTTGTGGATGACGCTCCCTGGCGAAATCGACACCCAGCCGCTGCTGGCGCAGGCTGTCGAGCGCAAGGTGGCCTTTGTGCCTGGCAGCCCCTTCTACGCGCTGGGCGGTGGGCACAACACCATGCGCCTGAGTTATTCCAGCGCCACGCCTACGCAGATCGAGACCGGCATCCGCGCACTTGGCGAGACGATCCGGGCGGCGATGGAGTAGGCGTGCGGTAAAGCGGCGGGCAGAGGCGGTCATCCACCCTCTGCCCGCCGCTTTACCGCTCTGCTTCCTGAAGCAGGGTCAGGGCGAGGGCGGCCCGTCCGGTGGGGTCCTGGAGGTCCAGTTCACCCCGTTCCATGCGGGCCTCATCCGCAGAGGCCCGCATGGCGGCGAGCCCTGCAGACTTCCAGATCGGCGGCGTGGAGGGCCGTTCCCTTCAACTGCGCGAGCAGCACCGAGGTGGAGGGTTGCGGCAGGGGCACAAAGGTCGCGACCGTCCCCAGACCGTAATTTGGGTGGTTGAGGGCGCACACGTCCCAGTCCACCAGCCAGACTTCCCCCGTCCCACAGCAGCGTGCCGGGGTTGAGGTCATTGTGGCCCGGCACGCGGTGGGGATCAGAGGCCAGCACCCGGGCCGCGGCCTCCAGCCCCGTGCCCAGAGGCTGTGTGCCCAGAGGCTGTGGCCCGGCAGGAAAGCCAGGCCGCGCGTCCTGCCCGGACCACAACGTGCGGGCCACCCCTACCGGGTCCCCCTTGGGCAGGTCCCCGGCAGGCAACTCCCGCCGGGGCCGCAGCTCCTCCACCAGCTTTCCCAGAACGTGATTCCGCAAGGCGGCGTGAACCGGGAAGCTGGAGATGGCGGCGGTCACCGTGGTCAAGAGCATTTG is a genomic window containing:
- the fba gene encoding class II fructose-1,6-bisphosphate aldolase; amino-acid sequence: MLVTGNDILVPARAGKYGVGSFNTNNMEITQAIIHTAEKLRSPVMVQMSEGAIKYGGQDLANIVKDIAERATVPVALHLDHGSSYASALKAIKMGFTSIMIDASHHPFEENVHETRRVVEAAHAMGISVESELGRLGGIEEHIVVDEKDAFLTDPEEAVRFIEQTGTDYLAIAIGTSHGAYKGKGRPYIDHERIEKIASLTSIPLVAHGSSGVPAEIVQRFRDSGGEIGDAAGIADEDLQRATGHGIAKVNVDTDLRLAMTVGVREVLKASPKEFDPRKIFGPARDVMAQVIEHKLRVLGSVGKA
- a CDS encoding PLP-dependent aminotransferase family protein, whose protein sequence is MTVSAPSVGDRAAVDFASLLSTRASRMNASAIREILKITQQPDVISFAGGLPAPELFPLEDVRRAADTVLTKYGPSALQYSTTEGHLPLREWIANRAGITPGHVQIVTGSQQGLDLLGKILINEGDVVLVEAPTYLGALQSFQPYGPQYVEVPTDEHGIDTDALEGVLRANQAKFLYAIPNFQNPTGRTLSLERRRRLLELTAQYGVLVLEDDPYGKLRFTGEELPNLYELGLEMVGGDPDRNHVIYSSSFSKTLVPGLRDAWVQAAKPIIEKLVQAKQGADLHTPTLNQMIIAELVEDVLPRQIKTVKQAYGVRARDMVARIREFLPAEVEHTTPEGGMFLWMTLPGEIDTQPLLAQAVERKVAFVPGSPFYALGGGHNTMRLSYSSATPTQIETGIRALGETIRAAME